A section of the Rummeliibacillus pycnus genome encodes:
- a CDS encoding glyceraldehyde-3-phosphate dehydrogenase, with amino-acid sequence MTVSIAINGFGRIGRMVFRQAILQDDLNIVAINASYPAETLAHLIKYDTTHGRFDGEVKAEEDALVVNGKRVQLVNDRNPQNLPWKEMGVDIVIEATGKFNERSKAALHLEAGAKKVILTAPGKNEDVTIVMGVNDDKLDLSKHDIISNASCTTNCLAPVAKVLNDTFGIDNGLMTTVHSYTNDQKNIDNPHKDLRRARACAESIIPTSTGAAKALTLVLPELQGKLHGMALRVPTPNVSLVDLVVDLQRDVTAEEVNEAFKKAAAGALKGILDFTMEPLVSRDYNTNPASATVDGLTTMTIGSRKVKVLAWYDNEWGYSSRVVDLTKKVVAELKETVNA; translated from the coding sequence ATGACAGTCTCAATTGCTATTAACGGATTTGGCCGTATTGGTCGTATGGTTTTCCGTCAAGCGATACTGCAAGATGATTTAAATATTGTAGCAATAAATGCGAGCTATCCAGCCGAAACATTGGCTCATTTGATAAAGTATGACACAACTCATGGCAGATTTGATGGTGAAGTAAAAGCAGAAGAAGATGCATTAGTTGTTAATGGTAAACGCGTTCAACTTGTAAACGATCGTAACCCTCAAAACTTACCTTGGAAAGAAATGGGTGTAGATATCGTTATTGAAGCAACAGGTAAATTTAATGAACGTAGTAAAGCAGCATTACACCTTGAAGCTGGTGCTAAAAAAGTTATTTTAACAGCACCTGGTAAAAATGAAGATGTTACAATCGTAATGGGTGTTAATGATGATAAATTAGATCTTTCAAAACACGATATTATCTCCAATGCTAGTTGTACTACAAACTGTCTTGCACCAGTTGCAAAAGTTCTAAATGATACATTTGGAATTGATAACGGCTTAATGACAACAGTTCATTCATATACAAACGATCAAAAAAATATTGACAATCCACATAAAGATTTACGTCGTGCTCGTGCATGTGCTGAATCGATTATTCCAACTTCTACAGGTGCTGCGAAAGCCTTGACATTAGTATTACCTGAATTACAAGGTAAATTACATGGTATGGCTCTACGTGTTCCTACACCTAACGTTTCATTAGTAGACTTAGTTGTAGACTTACAACGTGATGTTACAGCTGAAGAAGTAAATGAAGCATTCAAAAAAGCGGCTGCAGGAGCACTAAAAGGTATTTTAGATTTCACAATGGAACCACTTGTATCTCGTGACTATAATACAAATCCTGCATCAGCAACAGTTGATGGTCTTACTACAATGACAATCGGTTCTCGTAAAGTAAAAGTACTTGCTTGGTATGACAACGAATGGGGTTACTCTTCACGCGTTGTAGACCTTACAAAAAAAGTTGTAGCTGAGTTGAAAGAAACAGTAAACGCATAA
- the coaE gene encoding dephospho-CoA kinase (Dephospho-CoA kinase (CoaE) performs the final step in coenzyme A biosynthesis.), protein MIIGLTGSIASGKSTVANMLKELDLKIVDADVVARDVVEPGTETLQKIVKVFGEDILLENGALNRAKLGEIIFHNPAKRKELNEIIHPAIRKEMLRQRDEWLEKGEKHIVMDIPLLFESKLQHFVEKILVVSVTEETQLTRLMERNHLSEEEAKARIASQLPLSVKEKGADAVIYNNGNFENTREQLLKILISWDVI, encoded by the coding sequence TTGATTATTGGTTTAACTGGAAGTATTGCTAGTGGCAAAAGCACAGTAGCTAATATGTTAAAAGAATTAGATTTAAAGATTGTTGATGCGGACGTAGTTGCTAGAGATGTTGTAGAACCAGGAACAGAGACATTACAAAAAATTGTAAAAGTATTTGGCGAAGATATTTTACTAGAAAATGGTGCTTTAAACCGTGCAAAACTAGGAGAAATTATTTTCCATAACCCTGCAAAAAGAAAAGAATTAAACGAAATTATTCATCCTGCAATTCGTAAAGAAATGTTGAGACAAAGGGATGAATGGCTTGAAAAAGGGGAAAAACATATAGTAATGGATATTCCGTTACTTTTTGAAAGTAAATTACAACATTTTGTAGAAAAAATTCTAGTCGTTTCTGTTACTGAGGAAACCCAACTAACAAGATTAATGGAACGTAATCATTTATCCGAAGAAGAGGCGAAAGCTAGAATCGCCTCGCAGCTTCCACTTTCTGTAAAAGAAAAAGGTGCTGATGCAGTTATTTATAATAATGGGAATTTTGAAAATACACGCGAACAACTATTGAAAATACTCATTTCGTGGGACGTTATATAA
- the mutM gene encoding bifunctional DNA-formamidopyrimidine glycosylase/DNA-(apurinic or apyrimidinic site) lyase, with translation MPELPEVEGVVRALQPVVSEKVIRHVQVSKTICTSINQGKACIIKGMDPEIFSDALVNMTIREVKRRSKYIFFYLEKGDKNYVLVNHLGMTGAWFHVHSLKEITENKFQKHIHIVLTFEQDEFLVYADIRRFGELRLLHSIDEYPPLLEIAPEPFLEEALPYFLTKSKLPKYANKPVKEVIMDGHVIAGCGNIYATESLFRMKIHPSRKISRISDKRKKELFQTIVSILQESIDAGGSSISDYRNINGEAGGMQDRLQMYGKKACPICHTNTKQMVISGRNSVYCPKCQH, from the coding sequence ATGCCAGAATTACCTGAAGTAGAAGGAGTTGTGCGTGCACTTCAACCTGTCGTGTCGGAGAAAGTAATCCGTCATGTACAGGTTTCCAAAACAATCTGTACCTCCATTAATCAAGGAAAAGCCTGTATCATTAAGGGAATGGATCCGGAAATTTTTTCGGATGCATTAGTAAACATGACAATTAGAGAAGTCAAAAGACGTTCAAAGTATATCTTCTTCTATCTGGAAAAAGGTGACAAAAACTATGTGTTGGTCAATCATTTAGGTATGACTGGAGCATGGTTCCATGTTCACTCATTAAAAGAAATTACGGAAAATAAGTTTCAAAAGCATATTCATATTGTATTGACTTTTGAACAAGATGAATTTCTTGTGTATGCTGATATTCGACGTTTTGGGGAATTACGTCTCTTACATTCTATCGATGAGTATCCGCCACTTTTAGAAATCGCACCAGAGCCCTTTCTAGAAGAAGCGTTGCCCTATTTTTTAACAAAATCAAAGTTACCTAAATATGCAAACAAGCCAGTGAAAGAAGTCATTATGGATGGGCATGTCATTGCAGGTTGTGGCAATATCTACGCAACAGAGTCGTTGTTCAGGATGAAAATTCATCCTTCTAGAAAGATTTCTCGCATAAGTGATAAAAGAAAAAAGGAGCTATTCCAAACAATTGTATCGATTTTACAAGAAAGTATCGATGCTGGAGGTTCAAGTATTTCAGATTATCGAAATATAAATGGTGAAGCAGGTGGAATGCAAGATCGTTTACAGATGTATGGGAAGAAAGCGTGTCCAATATGTCATACTAATACAAAGCAAATGGTTATTTCAGGAAGGAATTCAGTGTATTGTCCGAAATGCCAACATTAA
- the nrdR gene encoding transcriptional regulator NrdR, whose amino-acid sequence MKCPACQYNGTKVIDSRPVDDNKAIRRRRECESCSFRFTTFEKVEEMPLIVIKKDGSREEFSREKVLRGLIRACEKRPVALSVLEDLVFNIEQDLRRIGNAEVKTEDVGEMVMDRLSKIDEVSYVRFASVYRQFKDINVFIDELRELIEKQSKEHENEK is encoded by the coding sequence ATGAAATGTCCAGCATGTCAGTATAACGGAACGAAAGTCATCGATAGCAGACCAGTTGATGATAATAAAGCCATTCGCAGGCGTAGAGAATGTGAATCATGTAGTTTTCGTTTTACGACTTTTGAAAAAGTAGAAGAGATGCCACTAATTGTTATAAAAAAAGATGGATCGCGTGAAGAATTTAGTCGAGAAAAAGTACTTCGAGGTCTTATTCGGGCATGCGAAAAGCGTCCTGTAGCTTTAAGTGTGTTAGAGGATTTAGTGTTTAATATTGAGCAAGATTTACGAAGAATTGGTAATGCTGAGGTAAAAACAGAAGATGTTGGGGAAATGGTAATGGATAGACTTTCTAAAATAGATGAAGTTTCCTATGTTCGTTTTGCATCCGTTTATCGCCAATTCAAGGACATTAATGTATTTATTGATGAGTTAAGAGAATTAATCGAAAAACAATCTAAAGAACATGAAAATGAAAAGTAA